One segment of Belonocnema kinseyi isolate 2016_QV_RU_SX_M_011 chromosome 7, B_treatae_v1, whole genome shotgun sequence DNA contains the following:
- the LOC117177207 gene encoding uncharacterized protein LOC117177207 encodes MEKNLPTTPKAKLKTKRLVSTPERGNAFSQSSATSVRHAPRHRSAASMHDMSLNISSASAVKKKLGGSRSSLVSSNLGPSFGSKKSEVDNAETELGFLYDNYLQTLMTDVLLKKKAHEKENKILNQLGSINKEQDLGNEKLAKMKAREKDIRYLSILQNTLDMLVTEIRSNIEDLNNSSVNDELQKLKIHLEPFDLLRCQGIELPKAPIEQQKFQEILKQCFKSLQEVSESVKDKSENLQKVKSGLKESIETQKKIESLHKNLQTKVNTLQNVVLKMASQSLSEAMS; translated from the exons gcTAGTTTCAACGCCTGAGCGCGGCAATGCATTTAGTCAAAGTTCTGCAACGAGCGTTCGACATGCTCCTCGCCACAGATCTGCTGCAAGTATGCATGACATGTCTCTAAATATATCTTCAG CTTCTGCTGTAAAGAAGAAACTAGGAGGAAGTAGATCGTCTCTAGTGTCATCAAATCTAGGAccttcttttggttcaaaaaaatctGAAGTTGATAACGCAGAAACAGAATTAGGCTTCCTTTACGATAATTACCTGCAGACCCTTATGACGGACGTTTTACTGAAGAAAAAAGCGCATGAAaaggaaaacaaaatattaaatcagCTGGGATCGATAAACAAGGAACAAGACTTGGGAAACGAGAAGCTGGCGAAAATGAAAGCCAGGGAAAAGGACATTCGATATTTGTCAATTCTGCAAAATACTCTCGATATGCTCGTTACGGAAATTCGATCTaatattg AGGATTTAAACAACTCTTCCGTGAACGATGAACTACaaaagttgaaaatccatctggaACCCTTCGATTTATTAAGATGCCAGGGAATCGAACTTCCTAAAGCGCCCATCGAACAgcaaaagtttcaagaaattctaAAACAGTGTTTCAAATCTCTGCAGGAAGTGAGTGAGTCAGTTAAAGACAAGAGCGAGAATCTTCAGAAAGTTAAATCAGGATTGAAAGAGTCTATCGAGACTCAAAAAAAAATCGAGAGTCTTCACAAAAACCTTCAAACTAAAGTGAACACTCTCCAGAATGTGGTTTTAAAAATGGCTTCACAGTCTCTTTCGGAAGCTATGTCCTGA